One Deinococcus ruber DNA window includes the following coding sequences:
- the folK gene encoding 2-amino-4-hydroxy-6-hydroxymethyldihydropteridine diphosphokinase codes for MAEEALIALGANLGDPLAALRAARTALEQFGTVTATSWLYRTRAVGGPPGQPDYLNAALSLHTALEAQALMHALLATEHSSGRVRLERWGPRVLDLDLIGYGDSVLNTPHLTLPHPRAFGRGFVLAPLNDVAPHWRHPVSGESVAAALARVGLDGLERLDERL; via the coding sequence ATGGCTGAAGAAGCGCTGATCGCGCTGGGGGCCAATCTGGGCGACCCGCTGGCGGCGCTGCGGGCCGCACGCACCGCACTGGAGCAGTTTGGAACCGTGACGGCGACTTCATGGCTGTACCGCACGCGGGCAGTGGGCGGCCCGCCGGGGCAGCCAGATTATCTGAATGCCGCCCTGAGCCTGCACACAGCACTGGAAGCCCAGGCGCTGATGCACGCGCTGCTCGCCACCGAGCACAGCAGCGGGCGGGTGCGGCTGGAACGCTGGGGGCCACGCGTGCTCGACCTCGACCTGATCGGATACGGCGACTCGGTTCTGAATACCCCACACCTGACGCTGCCGCACCCACGCGCCTTTGGACGCGGCTTCGTGCTGGCTCCGCTGAACGACGTGGCCCCGCACTGGCGGCATCCGGTCAGCGGCGAAAGTGTGGCGGCGGCACTGGCGCGGGTAGGGCTGGACGGACTGGAACGGCTGGACGAGCGGCTCTGA
- the folB gene encoding dihydroneopterin aldolase — protein MSSRVVLAGLEFHARHGVYDEEARFGARFVVDVELYWPFAAIPDELDRAVNYEEIYAAVEHETTQTRVQLIEVLTANIARRLLREQPLLDSVTVRVHKPHAPLPGVLRDVYAELNLQRQD, from the coding sequence ATGAGCAGCAGAGTGGTTCTCGCCGGACTGGAATTTCACGCACGCCACGGGGTCTATGACGAGGAGGCCCGTTTCGGGGCACGCTTTGTGGTCGATGTCGAGCTGTACTGGCCCTTTGCGGCCATTCCCGACGAACTCGACCGGGCCGTGAACTACGAGGAGATCTATGCCGCCGTGGAACACGAAACCACCCAGACGCGGGTGCAACTGATCGAGGTGCTGACCGCCAACATCGCCCGCCGCCTGCTGCGCGAGCAGCCGCTGCTGGACAGCGTGACGGTGCGCGTTCACAAGCCGCATGCCCCGCTGCCCGGCGTGCTGCGCGACGTGTACGCCGAACTGAATTTGCAGCGGCAGGATTGA
- the folP gene encoding dihydropteroate synthase, translating to MMQEGARAFSLLFGRPVPGAERTPEGWRLAWRGCAVMGILNATPDSFSDGGRHATLEAALSQASAMLEAGVRVLDIGGESTRPGADPVSADTELNRVLPIIRALKGWNVVLSIDTLKPEVAQAALDAGAHLVNDVSGLGPDMRQVCAEAGAAACIMHMQGEPRSMQVQPHYTDVVGEVFGFLRQRAHEAQAAGVPGVLLDPGIGFGKTLTHNLALLRALDDLTAGPTGVLVGASRKKFIGTLSGVDDASERDAGSVAVHLDSARRGAAMVRVHNVPMTMQALRVQAALLASPGLE from the coding sequence ATGATGCAGGAGGGCGCACGGGCGTTTTCGCTGCTGTTTGGCCGCCCGGTGCCGGGGGCAGAGCGCACGCCGGAAGGCTGGCGGCTGGCGTGGCGCGGCTGCGCGGTCATGGGCATCCTGAACGCCACGCCCGACAGTTTCTCGGACGGGGGACGACACGCCACGCTTGAAGCGGCGCTGAGTCAGGCGAGCGCCATGCTGGAGGCGGGCGTACGGGTGCTGGACATCGGCGGCGAGAGCACCCGCCCCGGTGCCGACCCAGTGAGCGCCGACACCGAGCTGAACCGGGTGCTGCCGATCATCCGGGCGCTGAAGGGCTGGAACGTCGTCCTGAGCATCGACACCCTGAAGCCGGAGGTGGCGCAGGCCGCGCTGGACGCCGGAGCGCACCTCGTCAACGACGTGTCGGGGCTGGGGCCAGACATGCGGCAGGTATGCGCCGAGGCCGGGGCCGCCGCCTGCATCATGCACATGCAGGGCGAGCCGCGCAGCATGCAGGTGCAGCCGCACTACACCGACGTGGTGGGCGAGGTCTTCGGCTTTCTGCGGCAGCGGGCGCACGAAGCGCAGGCGGCGGGCGTGCCGGGGGTGCTGCTCGATCCGGGCATCGGCTTCGGCAAAACCCTGACCCACAATCTGGCATTGCTGCGGGCACTCGACGACCTGACCGCCGGGCCGACGGGCGTGCTGGTGGGAGCCAGCCGCAAGAAGTTCATCGGCACGCTGTCGGGCGTAGACGACGCGTCTGAGCGCGATGCGGGCAGTGTGGCCGTGCATCTGGACTCCGCTCGGCGCGGGGCAGCGATGGTGCGCGTCCATAACGTGCCGATGACGATGCAGGCGCTGCGGGTACAGGCGGCGCTGCTGGCGTCACCCGGCTTGGAGTGA
- a CDS encoding ImmA/IrrE family metallo-endopeptidase, with protein MTTPPSGDANQSGPPGAPAAERHLTAAQRERMQQLAREYAQALPGRDTDSLAAGLKAKLVYTDLGERDGAYDPEHSVILISRRASPQRQRFTLAHEVSHALLLGDDDLLSELHDRFEGQFLEDAIETLCNVGAAAILLPDELLNEVLRRYGPSGRAMHALSRRADVSVSSAMYALASAAAGPILFAICSRLGVKSSALGLSESPSLRQKEVRSGAKRPVVVRSSAETRDVKYSLSKDTRIPEDHPVVVALDTGFEHGGRSYVPFRSGRKVPAFVDAYPDDQRRVLVSFRLDEKKGEE; from the coding sequence GTGACCACGCCCCCTTCCGGCGACGCGAACCAGTCCGGCCCGCCAGGAGCGCCCGCTGCCGAGCGCCACCTGACTGCCGCCCAGCGAGAGCGCATGCAGCAGCTCGCACGCGAGTACGCTCAGGCGCTGCCGGGCCGCGACACCGACAGTCTGGCCGCCGGGCTGAAGGCCAAGCTGGTATACACCGATCTGGGCGAGCGCGACGGAGCCTACGATCCGGAACACAGCGTCATCCTGATCAGCCGCCGGGCCAGCCCGCAGCGGCAACGCTTCACCCTGGCGCACGAGGTCAGTCACGCGCTGCTGCTGGGCGACGACGATCTGCTGAGCGAGCTGCACGACCGCTTCGAGGGTCAGTTTCTGGAAGACGCGATTGAAACGCTGTGCAATGTGGGCGCGGCGGCCATCCTGCTGCCCGACGAACTGCTGAACGAAGTCCTGCGGCGCTACGGCCCCAGCGGGCGGGCCATGCATGCCCTGAGCCGCCGCGCCGACGTGAGTGTCAGCAGCGCCATGTACGCGCTGGCCTCGGCGGCGGCGGGGCCGATTCTGTTCGCCATCTGCTCGCGGCTGGGCGTCAAATCGTCGGCGCTGGGCCTGAGCGAATCGCCGTCGCTGCGGCAGAAGGAGGTTCGGAGCGGGGCGAAACGTCCGGTGGTGGTGCGCTCCAGTGCCGAAACGAGGGACGTGAAGTACTCGCTGAGCAAAGACACCCGCATCCCCGAAGACCATCCGGTGGTGGTGGCGCTCGATACCGGCTTCGAGCACGGCGGGCGCAGCTACGTGCCGTTTCGCAGCGGGCGCAAGGTTCCAGCCTTCGTAGACGCCTATCCAGACGATCAGCGGCGGGTACTGGTCAGCTTCCGGCTGGACGAGAAGAAAGGCGAAGAATGA
- a CDS encoding acyl-CoA-binding protein, whose amino-acid sequence MNPDLQTAFEQAQQTVKTLAKRPSNAVMLRLYGLYKQGSAGDVTTERPGGFDFAGNAKYDAWAELRGTSQEQAQSDYVALVARLLSE is encoded by the coding sequence GTGAATCCCGACCTTCAGACCGCGTTCGAGCAGGCCCAACAGACGGTGAAAACGCTGGCCAAGCGGCCCAGCAATGCTGTCATGCTGCGGCTGTACGGGCTGTACAAGCAGGGCAGCGCAGGCGACGTGACCACCGAACGGCCCGGAGGCTTCGACTTCGCGGGCAACGCCAAATACGACGCCTGGGCCGAGCTGCGCGGCACATCTCAGGAGCAGGCCCAGAGCGACTACGTGGCGCTGGTGGCCCGCCTGCTCTCGGAGTAG
- the pnp gene encoding polyribonucleotide nucleotidyltransferase, producing MIGKTYTTLLGGRELTLETGKLAKLVSGSVTLRYGDTLLLVTAQARDDLSTLDFLPLTVEFEERHYAVGKIPGSFPRREGRPGEKAILSARITDRQIRPLFPKGYRQETQVIITVLSADGQNLPDVLGPIGASAALSISDIPWGGPTACVRVGMVGGEYVVNPTVDQQALSELDLVVAGTRDAILMVEAGAKGASEDLLVGAIEFAHAQMQPIIDLIEQMRAELGHEKFTFIEPASAVSVDVVPELADAARAAGLKDALLTPGKKDRGARLKALRDGLIAGRVNPEDADAAAQITHYKNAFNKVEKAELRRLILDDDLRADGRNTRTVRPIWIEARALPRAHGSAIFTRGETQVLGVATLGTERDAVLIDDLTAETEDKFMLHYNFPPYSTGEVKRVGGQSRREIGHGNLAKRAIRAVLPSFESFPYTIRLVGEVLESNGSSSMATVCAGTLALMDAGVPITAPVAGVAMGLVMEDGRYRILTDILGLEDALGDMDFKVCGTAQGVTALQMDIKIAGITPAIMREALSQARDARMHILSKMAEVLPAPRSELAPTAPRIVTMKINAELIGKVIGPGGKQIRELEALGASINIDEDGTIRIFSASGANADAVRARIESLTREAKVGEEFEGTVVKTTPFGAFINLFAGQDGMLHISQMSEQRIQTVEEAMNVGDKLRVKIAGVDDRGKIDLIRPELEGKIAPREPRAPREGGDRGGRPPRR from the coding sequence GTGATTGGAAAAACATATACGACCCTGCTCGGCGGGCGGGAACTGACGCTGGAAACCGGCAAGCTCGCCAAGCTGGTCAGCGGCAGCGTCACGCTGCGCTACGGCGACACGCTGCTGCTGGTAACGGCCCAGGCACGCGACGACCTCTCGACGCTCGATTTCCTGCCACTGACGGTGGAATTCGAGGAGCGCCACTACGCGGTGGGCAAAATTCCCGGCAGCTTTCCCAGGCGCGAAGGTCGCCCAGGAGAGAAGGCCATTCTGAGTGCGCGGATTACCGACCGCCAGATCAGGCCGCTGTTTCCCAAGGGCTATCGCCAGGAAACCCAGGTCATCATCACGGTGCTGTCGGCAGACGGGCAGAACCTTCCCGATGTGCTGGGGCCGATAGGCGCGTCAGCGGCGCTGAGCATCTCCGATATTCCCTGGGGCGGCCCCACCGCCTGCGTGCGCGTGGGCATGGTGGGCGGCGAGTACGTGGTGAACCCGACCGTCGATCAGCAGGCGCTCTCAGAACTCGATCTGGTGGTGGCGGGCACCCGTGACGCCATTCTGATGGTCGAGGCGGGTGCGAAGGGCGCGTCTGAAGACCTGCTGGTGGGGGCCATCGAGTTCGCGCACGCCCAGATGCAGCCGATCATCGATCTGATCGAGCAGATGCGTGCCGAACTGGGCCACGAGAAATTTACCTTCATCGAGCCTGCCAGTGCCGTGAGCGTGGACGTGGTGCCGGAACTGGCCGACGCCGCCCGCGCCGCTGGCCTGAAAGACGCGCTGCTGACGCCCGGCAAGAAAGACCGGGGCGCACGGCTCAAGGCCCTGCGAGACGGGCTGATCGCCGGGCGCGTGAACCCGGAAGATGCCGACGCCGCCGCCCAGATCACCCATTACAAGAACGCCTTCAACAAGGTGGAAAAGGCCGAGCTGCGCCGCCTGATTCTCGATGACGATCTGCGGGCCGATGGGCGCAATACCCGCACGGTGCGCCCTATCTGGATCGAGGCGAGGGCGCTTCCCCGCGCTCACGGCAGCGCCATCTTTACACGCGGCGAGACGCAGGTGCTGGGCGTCGCCACGCTGGGTACCGAGCGCGACGCCGTACTGATCGACGATCTGACCGCCGAAACCGAAGACAAATTCATGCTGCACTACAACTTCCCGCCGTACAGCACGGGTGAAGTCAAGCGCGTGGGCGGGCAGTCGCGCCGCGAGATCGGGCACGGCAACCTCGCCAAACGCGCGATTCGGGCGGTGTTGCCCAGTTTCGAGAGCTTTCCGTACACCATCCGGCTGGTGGGCGAGGTGCTGGAATCCAACGGCTCGTCGAGCATGGCGACGGTCTGCGCCGGAACGCTGGCGCTGATGGATGCGGGCGTGCCGATCACGGCTCCGGTGGCGGGCGTGGCGATGGGCCTGGTGATGGAAGACGGGCGCTACCGCATCCTGACCGACATCCTGGGGCTGGAAGACGCGCTGGGCGACATGGATTTCAAGGTCTGCGGAACGGCTCAGGGTGTGACGGCGCTTCAGATGGATATCAAGATCGCGGGCATCACGCCTGCCATCATGCGCGAGGCGCTCAGTCAGGCCCGCGATGCGCGGATGCACATCCTGTCGAAGATGGCCGAGGTGCTGCCTGCGCCCCGCTCGGAACTGGCTCCCACCGCGCCGCGCATCGTGACCATGAAGATCAACGCCGAGCTGATTGGCAAGGTGATCGGGCCGGGCGGCAAGCAGATTCGCGAACTGGAAGCGCTGGGCGCGAGCATCAATATCGATGAGGACGGCACCATCCGTATCTTCAGCGCGAGTGGCGCAAACGCCGATGCGGTCAGGGCACGCATCGAGTCGCTGACCCGCGAAGCCAAAGTGGGCGAGGAATTCGAGGGCACGGTGGTCAAGACCACGCCGTTTGGGGCCTTCATCAATCTGTTTGCCGGACAGGACGGCATGCTGCACATCTCGCAGATGAGCGAGCAGCGCATCCAGACGGTCGAAGAGGCCATGAACGTCGGTGACAAGCTGCGCGTGAAGATCGCGGGCGTCGATGACCGGGGCAAGATCGACCTGATCCGCCCGGAACTCGAAGGCAAGATTGCCCCGCGTGAACCCAGAGCGCCGCGTGAGGGTGGCGACCGGGGAGGGCGTCCGCCTCGGCGCTGA
- a CDS encoding PP2C family protein-serine/threonine phosphatase, protein MRRNATTLLPSAMLTDVGLSRQRGINQDAALVLDLPRGGLYAVADGMGGHAAGELASNLALDQLSTGFLNGKGSSPERLAEAVQAANLAVLRSAVGEFVGMGTTLIALLVERGVALLAHVGDSRAYLLRGGDLHRLTEDHSWVAEQVRLGHLTEAEARNHQWRSVVSNALGGEERVRLELYGFTLQKNDRLLLCSDGLSSVVDEAELHALLSAGWPPSQTTRQLIDAANAQGGPDNITAIVVDIDQLGGMPSYTLPSRREDGPMYVDLLLSSRRGNSPVTYMALVLVYFTLMGLILYPQHRTPIGTVGLVLLAALLTASMFRNRLKMRDGSLLPDLPIYSAKLQLPSEEAATSPSPDRRRVAPPNSMGKN, encoded by the coding sequence ATGCGCCGTAATGCGACGACGCTTCTTCCTTCTGCGATGCTCACCGATGTGGGGTTGAGTCGGCAGCGTGGCATCAATCAGGATGCTGCGCTGGTGCTTGATCTGCCGCGCGGGGGTCTGTACGCGGTCGCCGACGGCATGGGCGGACACGCGGCGGGCGAACTGGCTTCCAATCTGGCCCTCGATCAGCTCAGCACCGGCTTTCTGAACGGGAAAGGGTCGTCGCCGGAGCGGCTGGCCGAGGCGGTACAGGCAGCCAACCTCGCGGTGCTACGGAGTGCCGTGGGCGAATTCGTGGGCATGGGCACCACCCTGATCGCGCTGCTGGTCGAGCGCGGCGTGGCACTGCTCGCGCATGTCGGCGATTCGCGGGCGTACCTGCTGCGGGGCGGCGACCTCCACCGACTGACCGAAGATCATTCGTGGGTGGCCGAACAGGTGCGGCTGGGCCACCTGACCGAGGCCGAGGCCCGCAACCACCAGTGGCGCAGCGTGGTCAGCAATGCGCTGGGCGGCGAGGAGCGCGTGCGGCTGGAGCTGTACGGCTTTACGCTGCAAAAGAACGACCGCCTGCTGCTGTGCAGCGACGGACTGAGCAGCGTGGTCGATGAGGCCGAATTACACGCGCTGCTGTCGGCTGGCTGGCCGCCCTCTCAGACCACCCGCCAGCTGATCGACGCGGCCAACGCTCAGGGCGGCCCCGACAACATCACCGCCATCGTGGTCGATATCGACCAGCTGGGCGGAATGCCCAGTTATACGCTGCCCAGCCGCCGGGAAGACGGCCCGATGTACGTCGATCTGCTGCTCAGTTCGCGGCGCGGTAACAGCCCGGTCACGTACATGGCGCTGGTTCTGGTGTACTTCACGCTGATGGGGCTGATCCTGTATCCGCAGCACCGCACCCCCATCGGCACCGTCGGGCTGGTGCTGCTGGCCGCTCTGCTCACCGCCTCGATGTTCCGCAACCGCCTGAAGATGCGCGACGGCTCGCTGCTTCCCGACCTGCCGATCTACTCGGCCAAGCTCCAGCTTCCCAGCGAAGAGGCGGCCACCTCGCCCAGCCCAGACCGCCGCCGGGTCGCCCCACCAAACAGCATGGGCAAGAACTGA
- a CDS encoding CAP domain-containing protein, whose protein sequence is MPAAPRFRRPFRLAWSLLGAALLFTSCAPRPTNSVDIGSPRPPAAARPDPENGRAPDALAAPHVSLLADASFQAPLDVTFGSGLPSQASVEWRFGDGEQGSGTSVHHIFYLPGRYTVEVSMSLGGHQYRATIPVEVRSSGPERAAAVVLLDDTGLSLALGSQGSVVYAPATPRFVLDGQVVGGARQPLRAGTHSVQVTVRGASGTLEHQVSFQSGPVQRRPDYDAEVVRLTNQARAAGWDCARQANVGPSRPPLTENAQLAAAARAQSSGMALNGYFDHRSAVDGSLPDARIRASGYLPARDAENIAAGQLSPQEVVTAWLKSPGHCANIMGDYREIGVSYVHLEGSRSLDYWTQEFGTQGAVAGS, encoded by the coding sequence ATGCCTGCCGCGCCCCGCTTTCGCCGTCCTTTCCGTCTTGCCTGGAGCCTGCTCGGTGCGGCCCTGCTCTTCACGTCCTGTGCGCCCAGACCGACGAACTCGGTGGATATCGGCTCCCCACGTCCACCTGCTGCGGCCCGTCCTGACCCTGAAAACGGCAGAGCACCGGATGCTTTGGCAGCGCCTCATGTATCGCTCCTGGCCGATGCCAGTTTTCAGGCACCACTCGACGTGACGTTTGGCAGCGGACTTCCTTCACAGGCTTCGGTTGAGTGGAGGTTTGGAGACGGTGAACAGGGAAGTGGAACCTCTGTTCATCATATCTTTTACCTGCCGGGGCGGTATACCGTCGAGGTCTCGATGTCGCTGGGAGGCCACCAGTACCGCGCCACCATCCCGGTCGAGGTGCGTTCCAGCGGCCCCGAACGGGCGGCGGCAGTGGTGCTGCTCGACGATACGGGGTTGTCGCTGGCCCTCGGCAGTCAGGGCAGCGTGGTGTACGCTCCCGCCACGCCGCGCTTCGTCCTCGACGGTCAGGTGGTGGGGGGCGCTCGCCAGCCGCTGCGGGCCGGAACACACAGCGTCCAGGTGACGGTGCGGGGCGCGTCTGGGACGCTGGAACATCAGGTGTCGTTTCAGAGTGGCCCGGTGCAGCGCCGCCCCGACTACGACGCCGAGGTGGTGCGTCTGACCAATCAGGCCCGTGCCGCTGGCTGGGACTGTGCCCGGCAGGCCAACGTCGGCCCGTCCCGTCCCCCCCTGACCGAAAATGCTCAGCTCGCCGCCGCTGCCCGTGCTCAGAGCAGCGGCATGGCCCTGAACGGCTATTTCGACCACCGCAGCGCCGTAGACGGCAGCCTGCCCGATGCCCGCATCCGTGCCAGCGGCTACCTGCCCGCCCGCGACGCCGAGAACATCGCGGCGGGACAGCTCAGCCCGCAGGAGGTGGTGACGGCGTGGCTGAAATCGCCGGGGCACTGCGCCAACATCATGGGCGATTACCGCGAGATCGGCGTGTCGTATGTGCACCTTGAGGGCAGCCGCTCGCTGGATTACTGGACGCAGGAATTTGGCACTCAGGGTGCAGTGGCAGGAAGTTAG
- a CDS encoding DR2241 family protein → MRSLVLIGHGSHLNPESAAAVYRYAELLRQRQVFDEVVEGYWKEEPSLRQVLRTCASTDVTIIPMFISEGYFTETVIPRELGLGHQGPVPPEGVARTLGGRTVRYTLPYGVHPAMTEVILERAREVLPDADGSDTALIIIGHGTTRNENSNKVVHHNAALLRERGIFSEVHALFLDEEPKVTGWRERVSARRVVMVPFFASEGWHTLETIPEDLSLEGTVTTFTAEDGQEGQGEQTVYYARPVGTHPAVADVIVQLALEARGASVSGGDHATEHRAAWSALLERARQGMRMGEITVQFENGLYELRHALDEGRSSETLTTLVTPEGLRDHTRLDERGEHRPVHTLRNLRRGWRAVFTEADLPHAIHTLYPAVVEEGYAYSTHNLRPTPWPTTAKRQTGIYARVQKATPEQVEHVAQDVCGGCLKTRIWAGQRLSQTFLDGVPGAIPCAEACTFLVAEIREEVAGKRGQGGGHH, encoded by the coding sequence GTGCGCTCCCTGGTACTCATCGGACATGGCTCCCACCTCAACCCCGAATCGGCGGCAGCGGTCTACCGCTACGCCGAACTGCTGCGGCAGCGTCAGGTCTTCGATGAGGTGGTCGAGGGATACTGGAAGGAAGAACCGAGTCTGCGACAGGTGCTGCGAACCTGCGCCTCCACCGACGTGACCATCATTCCGATGTTCATCTCGGAGGGGTATTTCACCGAAACGGTCATTCCGCGTGAACTGGGGCTGGGCCACCAGGGGCCGGTGCCGCCCGAAGGCGTGGCCCGCACGCTTGGAGGCCGCACGGTGCGCTACACGCTGCCCTACGGCGTGCATCCAGCCATGACCGAGGTGATTCTGGAACGCGCCCGCGAGGTGCTGCCCGACGCCGACGGCAGCGACACGGCCCTGATCATCATCGGGCACGGCACCACCCGCAACGAGAACAGCAACAAGGTGGTGCATCACAACGCCGCTCTGCTGCGCGAACGCGGCATCTTCAGCGAGGTACATGCGCTGTTTCTGGACGAAGAACCCAAAGTGACCGGGTGGCGAGAGCGCGTCTCGGCGCGGCGGGTGGTGATGGTGCCGTTTTTTGCCTCGGAGGGCTGGCACACGCTGGAAACCATTCCCGAAGACCTGAGTCTGGAAGGCACCGTGACCACCTTCACCGCCGAGGACGGACAGGAAGGCCAGGGCGAGCAGACGGTGTACTACGCCCGTCCGGTCGGCACACACCCGGCGGTGGCCGATGTGATCGTGCAACTGGCGCTGGAAGCACGCGGGGCCAGCGTGTCGGGCGGCGACCACGCCACCGAGCACCGCGCCGCCTGGAGCGCCCTGCTGGAACGCGCCCGCCAGGGAATGCGAATGGGCGAAATTACGGTTCAGTTCGAGAACGGTCTGTACGAGCTACGGCACGCGCTCGACGAGGGCCGCAGCTCTGAAACCCTGACCACGCTCGTGACACCCGAGGGCCTGCGCGACCATACCCGCCTGGACGAGCGCGGCGAGCACCGCCCCGTGCATACCCTCAGGAACCTACGGCGCGGCTGGCGAGCCGTCTTTACCGAGGCCGACCTGCCGCACGCCATTCATACGCTGTATCCGGCGGTCGTGGAAGAAGGCTACGCCTACAGCACCCACAATCTGCGCCCGACCCCCTGGCCCACCACCGCCAAGCGGCAGACCGGCATCTATGCCCGCGTGCAGAAGGCCACGCCCGAACAGGTCGAGCACGTGGCGCAGGACGTGTGCGGCGGCTGCCTGAAAACCCGCATCTGGGCCGGGCAGCGCCTGAGCCAGACCTTTCTCGACGGCGTACCGGGCGCGATTCCCTGCGCCGAAGCCTGCACCTTTCTGGTGGCCGAGATTCGGGAAGAGGTCGCAGGCAAACGCGGGCAGGGCGGCGGGCACCACTGA
- the sufU gene encoding Fe-S cluster assembly sulfur transfer protein SufU yields MLPETLARELIAAHSRRPHHFGALDGAPSLPLDNPGCGDRVTVWVKLDGETLHLSFEGQGCAISQASASMMADALDGKTRAEAQALSAAFHAMISGETPPGSELGELQALAGVSRLHARRKCALLAWRALDALLLDTTPG; encoded by the coding sequence ATGCTCCCCGAAACGCTGGCCCGCGAGCTGATCGCCGCGCATTCCAGGCGACCACACCACTTCGGCGCTCTGGACGGTGCGCCCTCGTTGCCGCTCGACAATCCCGGCTGCGGCGACCGGGTGACGGTGTGGGTCAAACTGGACGGCGAGACGCTGCACCTGAGCTTCGAGGGCCAGGGCTGCGCCATCAGCCAGGCGAGCGCCTCGATGATGGCTGACGCGCTGGACGGCAAAACCCGCGCCGAGGCACAGGCTCTGAGCGCCGCCTTCCACGCCATGATTTCGGGCGAAACGCCGCCGGGAAGCGAGCTGGGCGAATTGCAGGCGCTGGCCGGAGTCAGCAGGCTGCACGCGAGGCGTAAATGTGCGCTGCTGGCGTGGCGGGCACTCGACGCGCTGCTGCTGGACACCACGCCTGGATAA
- a CDS encoding carbohydrate kinase family protein yields MTEKTAPVLVVGGINADVLGRTLSAPVLHTSNPAHASVTPGGVARNIAETLARLGVAARLLGAVGTDVLGTGVLDATERAGVDVSGVLHLRGQTGTYLAVLNDAGELHIGLAAMELTDTLTPEVAAGWAAEVAGALLLILDANLPAQTVRMLLDAAQTAGVRTVLDPVSAPKAARLRGLLDGVFLLTPDRAELEALGGLEEVYRQGVQQVLLTLGAQGSVLHRPGQTPIATPAPAVSVRDVTGAGDALVSGLCAGLVRGLPLPDAVQVGHACAALTVQSAHTVRNDLSWEAVTHFQTTVQHGQPQETTTL; encoded by the coding sequence ATGACCGAAAAGACGGCCCCGGTGCTGGTGGTGGGGGGCATCAATGCCGACGTACTGGGAAGAACCCTGAGCGCCCCTGTGCTGCATACCAGTAACCCGGCCCATGCCAGCGTCACGCCCGGCGGCGTGGCCCGCAACATCGCTGAAACGCTGGCCCGTCTGGGCGTGGCGGCGCGGCTGCTGGGCGCAGTCGGCACCGACGTACTGGGAACAGGCGTACTGGACGCCACCGAGCGGGCCGGGGTCGACGTGTCGGGGGTGCTGCATCTGCGTGGGCAGACCGGCACCTATCTGGCTGTGCTGAACGACGCCGGAGAACTGCACATCGGCCTAGCGGCGATGGAACTGACCGATACGCTGACGCCCGAGGTGGCTGCCGGGTGGGCCGCCGAGGTGGCCGGGGCGCTGCTGCTGATTCTCGATGCCAATCTGCCCGCCCAGACGGTGCGGATGCTGCTGGACGCGGCGCAGACGGCGGGCGTGCGAACCGTTCTCGATCCGGTCAGCGCTCCGAAGGCGGCCCGGTTGCGGGGCCTGCTGGACGGCGTTTTTCTGCTTACGCCCGACCGTGCCGAACTGGAGGCGTTGGGTGGTCTGGAGGAGGTGTACCGGCAGGGCGTTCAGCAGGTGCTGCTCACGCTGGGCGCACAGGGCAGCGTGCTGCACCGTCCGGGCCAGACGCCCATTGCCACGCCTGCCCCCGCCGTGAGTGTGCGCGACGTGACCGGAGCGGGCGACGCGCTGGTATCAGGCCTGTGCGCCGGGCTGGTGCGGGGTCTGCCCCTTCCAGACGCGGTGCAGGTGGGCCATGCCTGCGCCGCGCTGACGGTGCAGAGCGCCCACACCGTGCGAAACGATTTAAGCTGGGAAGCAGTGACACACTTTCAGACCACTGTTCAGCACGGCCAGCCACAGGAAACGACCACCCTATGA